A genomic segment from Pseudodesulfovibrio sp. S3 encodes:
- a CDS encoding response regulator, translated as MMKTILVVDDAPMIRELLKSVLEAEGYSVIEAADGEEAIHLCRENNVDLSIIDIFLPKKGGLQVMGELIKEDSTHKFIAISGGEAFNPEAIVELAKVYDVVDTFTKPIDTRKLVDVVKKALQD; from the coding sequence ATGATGAAAACCATTCTGGTAGTTGACGATGCCCCCATGATCAGGGAACTGCTCAAATCCGTGCTTGAAGCCGAGGGCTACTCCGTGATCGAGGCCGCAGACGGAGAGGAGGCCATCCATCTCTGCAGGGAAAACAATGTGGACTTGTCCATCATTGATATTTTCCTGCCGAAGAAAGGCGGTCTCCAGGTTATGGGTGAACTGATCAAGGAAGACAGCACCCACAAATTCATCGCCATTTCCGGCGGTGAAGCATTCAACCCCGAAGCCATCGTGGAGCTGGCCAAGGTCTACGACGTGGTGGACACCTTCACCAAGCCCATCGACACCCGAAAACTGGTGGACGTCGTCAAAAAAGCCCTACAGGACTGA
- a CDS encoding CBS domain-containing protein → MLVRDWMTVNVISLGVNSSVLDAAEILREKNIRQFPVIDSRGTLVGIVSDRDIRDAMPSKFIPGDLAMERGGGLYTLTAGDIMTQDPISVTSDAAMAGVAEIIVKHKVGGLPVVDGGKMIGIITQADVLRFLCATSGFAQGAQFCIRMDDRQGFLPDLLCEMKDLDVVFTSVFTAVDPGHAGSRNVYVSIADMGDRGVEDVVESLHSKYEILFYVIEGVTVDMV, encoded by the coding sequence ATGCTGGTCAGAGATTGGATGACAGTCAATGTCATTTCCCTTGGTGTCAATTCGTCGGTATTGGATGCGGCCGAGATATTGAGAGAGAAGAATATCAGGCAGTTTCCGGTCATCGACAGCCGGGGTACCCTGGTGGGCATCGTGTCCGATCGGGATATCCGTGACGCCATGCCTTCCAAGTTCATTCCAGGCGACCTTGCGATGGAACGGGGCGGCGGTCTTTACACCCTGACTGCCGGGGACATCATGACCCAGGACCCCATTTCCGTGACTTCGGATGCGGCCATGGCCGGAGTGGCCGAGATTATCGTCAAACACAAGGTTGGCGGCCTGCCGGTGGTGGACGGCGGCAAGATGATCGGCATCATCACCCAGGCTGACGTGCTCCGTTTCCTGTGCGCCACCTCCGGTTTTGCCCAGGGGGCTCAGTTCTGCATACGCATGGACGACCGGCAGGGGTTCCTGCCTGATCTCCTCTGTGAAATGAAGGATCTGGACGTTGTCTTTACCAGTGTGTTCACGGCTGTCGATCCCGGCCATGCCGGTTCGCGCAATGTCTATGTATCCATAGCGGATATGGGCGACAGGGGAGTGGAGGATGTGGTCGAGTCCTTACACAGTAAATACGAAATTTTGTTCTACGTGATCGAAGGCGTGACCGTGGATATGGTCTGA